A window of Acinonyx jubatus isolate Ajub_Pintada_27869175 chromosome B2, VMU_Ajub_asm_v1.0, whole genome shotgun sequence genomic DNA:
CCAGGTTGGTTTATCCAGAAATGCAAAGTTAGCTTTGCTTTTGTAAATCGACTAACATAATTCATactaataggaaaaaagaaaaaaataacataatctCTTCCAGGGTAGAAAATACATTTGgtaaaattcaatatccattttaGGTAGAAGACAACTTCCTTCATCTGATAAAACACATACAGCAAACATCCTTAATGGCGAAATGTGGAACTTTCCCACTGCCCCTAGAAATGATATGAGGGTGCTTGATATCATCACTTTCCTGACACTGTACTGGAGGTCTTATCCACTGCAACCAAaccagtagagagagagagagagagaggtgatagatgatagatagatagatagatagatagatagatagatattaaagaaacataaaagatatgaggatggaaaagaaaaaaatcaaaacttccATTAGTCACAGATAATATGAACGTATAtggaaaaaacctaaaaaatCTACGTAAACTATTCAAGTGAATAACTTCAGCAAAATTGTTAGATTTCTTCCAAAGtcttctaactttgttctttttcaaaattgttttggccattctgggctccttgcatttccatatggaTTTCAgtatcagcttgtcaatttcttgCTTATTTCTATAGACTAGCAATGAACATTGtagaaaatctttataaataaatgagtaatccACATCCATGGATTAGGAAACTAAATACTATAAAGACATCATTTCCCTCCAAATGTAACTCTAAAGTTGATGTGATCCCCATCAACATACCAATAGGATATTTGTAGAGATCTACctgctgattctaaaatttacataatatTGTCAAGTGCCAAGAATACTCAAGACATCCTTCAAGAACAGGTGGCGGGACAGGCTCTACTGAGCATCAACACGTCATAAGAAGCCACGATGGTTAAGACAAGTGCCAGGAAACTAATCAAACAGAAGAGGGTGTGCAAAACAGACCTAAAAACATTTATGACAAAGAATGCAAAGCGAACCCTTACATCTCAATAGTTAAAAgtcaacccaattttaaaaatgggcgaAGGATCTGAACACACATTTCTCAAGAGAAGATACACAAACAGCCAATATGTACACGAAGCCATAGGGAGATGCAAATCGAAATCACAGTGAGACACCTTTTCGCACTTACCAGACGGTTGTAGCCAGAAGGACAAATGCCGGCCTCCGCGTGGCAGAACTGGACCCTCCATGCGGTGCCGGTGACAATGCAAAATGGCGCAGCCGCTTCAGAAAGCAGTCTGGTTGTCCTTCAAGAGGTGGCTCTCAGTAGTTACCTACGACCCATCAGTGCCACTCTGAGGTCTgcacccaaaagaaatgaaaataactttcagCTAAAAGCTAGCACATGAAAACCCAGAGCAGAATATTCCTAGTAGCCCAAAAAGTGGCGACAACCCAAATGTGCACCAGTAAGTGAACGGGGTACGTAACAGTGGTCTATCCAAACAATGGGATATTATCTCCCAGTGGAAAGGAACGACGGACGGAGATCACGCCACAACATGAACGAACCTGGAAAAGcctaagggaagagaaaaaagccaGGCACAAAGGACTGCCTGGTGCATGATTCTATTGGCAGGAAATGTCCCGAACCGGCTGCGGAAGGATGGGGGCGCGGCGGCGGAGGAGGCTGAGGCTAATGGTACAGAGTTACTTTTTGGAGaggtgaaaatgttctaaaactggtgGTGGTGACAGTTGTACAGCCCTGTGACGGTTGTGCACACACTAAGAACCGTTGGACTGTGCGCTTGAAATAGGTGAATTGTAATGATTCCTGCACAGCATCTCAAAAAAAgcgattattaaaaaaaaaaaagacaagctgaGGATTCTGACTGCAGATACGCATCAGGAAAAGTGGATAACACGCTTTCCAAATCTGTAACGAGTTTACGGTGGTAACGTGGCCCTCACAATGCGCTACTGGgccaagaatttatatttttactttaaacctAAACACAACCTTTCACCGTGTTCCCCCTCCGGCCCTTTGCGGCTCTGCTGCTGGGCTCCCCCTTTTCCTTCGGTCCCCTCCGGCCTCCAGGGAGAGCTTGGGTCCCAGGGCCCCCGAGGGCGCGGGGCTCCGTCGACGGGGCGGGCCCGGGGGCGGCCACTGTGACCTCGGGGCGTGTGCAAACACCGCCCTCCGCGGCCACCGATAGGTCCCACCCCACCTTGGCGAcctgcggggcgggggcggggagaggcggcGCAGGAGGCCGCGCGCGCGGCCGGGAGGCTCGGAGGAGGCTCCAGGAGGCCGGGGGAGGCCGGACAGGCGCGGGGCGGGCCGGGCGCGGGATGTGGGCGCCGGGGGGCCCGCCGGGGCCCGCGGGCTGGGACCGCCGCAGGGTGGGCGCCCGGCTGCGCGCGGCGCTCGCGGGGCTGCACGAGCTGCAGGGGCTGCGCGACACGCAGCAGGCGCGCGTGCGGGGCGCCCTGGCCCTGCACCCCCCGGCCGGGCCCGCGCGCCCCGAGCACCCCCGCGGCCCCCGCGCGCGCGAGCTGCGGCTGGAGGCGGCGCTGGCGGCGCTGCAGGAGCAGCTGGTAAGGAGCGCGGGGCCCCGGGGCGGCTGGGGCGCGCGCGGCGGCGGGGGGCCGTGCCACCTGGTGGGGGAGCGCGGCGGGTAAGGGCTGTGCGACTGAGCCAAGGGCGCCCTTTGGGACCCCGGGGGACTGCGCTCGGTTCCAAATGACGCAGCCAAGCACCGGGATGAGGAGCCCGATTCTGAAAGGCGCCCTCGGCTGCGCCCgggctctgcctccttccccgcGCGGACGGACTCTGAGCGCGCATTGCTGTTTGTTTCACTTCCAGTGCTGCTCTGGCGAGAACGCCTGAGGTCGGTTTCCCTTGGCGGCGGGGGCTACGTGGGGTCAGACCCCGGATACCAGGCGTCCCTGCTGCGTAGGTTCGGGGACGACATAGCCAGCGTGCCGAGCGCACCCCAAATTGTCCCCGCATTGTGCTCAGGTTAAATGGGATCGCGTCGTTGAAAGAACACGTTGAGGAAAAAGCTTGTATCCCATGAAAGCGTCAACTTTAAATTGCAACCTGACCTGTGAAATGAGGCGTGTTCTCTGCAGCCCAGAGGCCGTAGGTAGAACCGGGGACCCTCTTAGGATTGCTTGGCCTTTGTGTCTTCTCCTTGGCCCCCTCCAAGTGCCAGCTCCTTTTTACAGGACTGAAGACACTCGTCCAGGTTTCAGTCCGCTGTATGCTTTCACTTCGTCCCCTGGAAACAACTCGGAATTTTTCCAGtattgcagtattttttttaaaggaaaagcagaaaggcTGTATAGAAAAATTCCTATCTGATGGGAGTTAATTCCAGGACTCTTaagtggaattttcttttttttataattagaaattcaAATCTGTTCTGTGTAAAAGCTGCTTCCTTAACAAAGCAGCCTGGAAGGATCTGCACCCTCACTGTCAGCTTAGCTCAGGCAGGTGACGGACTTGTTAACCGTTCCTGGACTCAAGAATCCGGAAGTGCAGTGCCCTGAGATGCCTGCCAGGACTCCGGTGGGTGGGTCGGGGGTCGGTCGTCTTCCCGAATTGCAGATTGCAAAAACGAGGTGGCAAGATCGGAAAATCCTTTGCAGACCGGCCTCTGCCTCCGGAGCTGCGGCGGcacagagggcaggggtgggctcTCAGGGCGGCCTGCTCTCCCGTGGCGCCCGCCGCGCTCGGCAAGCCGGTGGTCCCCGTGACCCGGAGCTCGGCGCATGGCGGCCACGGACGTGCAGGACAGTGTGCTGGAGTGTGGACCTGCTCCTCACTGTCGGAGGGCAGCTGATGGTTAAGTAACACACAGATCAGCCTTGTGAGTCGTCAGCCTCCAGTTTCCAGTGCCCTTTGGAAGCGATCAAACAGGGCTGgggtttttgtttaatttttttttttttttaacgtggcCGCCAGAAGGAACACGCGGACTTTGTCTTCAGACGGTGCTTGGCATGGATTGCGTGATCAAAAGAGAAGAGGAATTGCTTTTGTGTGACATCAGCTTGGGGCTTAACGCTTTCACATCTTTCTCGCAGGGAAAAAGGTAGGCGTATTAACCAGTGCCGTGATCAGAAGCCTGTTGTGCGCAGCGCAGTTGCAGGGAGACCTCACAGCTGGGGGCCAGGCCCACCCGGCGTGGACCCCGCATCACCGTGCAGGCATGAACGCAGGAAGGACAAGGCGGTCTTGTCCAGCAGGGGTTCCCCAGGAAGCGTTGCTCGGGATTCGAACTGCCGTTAGGAACCTGGCAGGTCTGGCACGTTAACGCTTGCCAAAATGGCTGTACCTTTTTAATGGCGGCATCTAAAGTCTCCAAAGAGCGCGTGGTAGGTGCCTCGTGGTACTTGGGGAGCAAATAAAGGAACAACTTCTGTTGCTCTAACAGAAGAGAACATTTACCGTCCCCTCGTCTGCGTCTCTGATGCCCCGTGACCTCCGGTACTCCGTGGCCAGGCCTGTGCTCATCTGTTCATATGTTCAGGGAGATTCCTCGTTCCCTGAGAAGTGGCTGCTGTCCCCATCTCCGCAGGGGTTAGGTGCCCCGCAGCGCCCACAGGGAAGGGGATGccccaggggaggctgggagctcCAGCTGCCACCAGGAGGCACTCCGGAGTCCGTGGGAGAGGTGCCCTCCGGTGGAAGCTGAAGAAAGGGTTCTGAGGACCCTGCAGTGAAATCTTTTCCGGAAGAATTTCCCAGTAGTTGACTCGGCTGGTCGTGACTTGTCCTAACAGAGGCAGCGTGCGATGATCCCCTTTCACTGGCGGGTTCTGGCATTAAATATACCACAAGAGCACGCTGACTCTGCAGCTGTAAACATGATGTCTGGGATGTTCCCTGGACCCGCCATGCCTGCTTCATGCACTCACAGGGAAATGAACTTGCTCAAGGTCGCCGGTGAGGGCAGGGCATCCACAGGACTGTGCGCGGCTTCCGTCTCTTATCCGTGAGGCTGATGTGTGTGTGACCCTGGAGCCTTTGCTGTTGATCGACGGACCTCTTTTCAAGCTGGGTAGTGACGCGTCCCTGCCCACGGGGTGCGTGTGCTAGCCATGGAATTCCTGTGTGAAATCTTTCCTTCGCGCAGGCTGAGCTTTCAAGGAGAGAATAAAGGGGTTCTAGAGGCCATCGCTTGTCCTGAACTTGAGGGCAGGTCTCAGTTTTTACCCTTTGAATCTGCCTTAAAGGTTTGAGAAGACAACAGTGCTGAGTTGCGGATGGCAGGCAGGAGAAACAGGTGGGAACCAGGCCATTCTCCCGTGGTTCACAAAGCAAGCATTTCAAAGGAAGGGATGAACcgaatatttgtttttaatggcgTTCCCTGGATGCAGTTGTCAGACTTTCTCATGGTCACAGAAAGCCTTGGCGGGAGGCTTGTCAAGATGCAGGTGCCCAGGTGTGGCCGAGAGTCTCAGGTGAGGGGGATGGGGGGATCCCAGGAACCTGCACGATGCCCAGGTGATCCCCGTGCCCGGGGAACCGTGGCTGTGCTGTCCTCACCCCAGGCCCCCTTACACAGCTTTGGGGGACTCTGACACCATACTCTGCCCTGATGGTGAGCCCGAATgctggggacagggctggggaggaCGTGACCCCAGCGACTTGCGGGCTGCTCCGAAGAGAATCCGCGTGACTGCCACGGTCACGTTCGCCCAGCGAGTTTGGAATGATGTTTTCCCTGTGGAAATACACAGGTGGAGACACTCTGCGGCTGGCTTGCCATGGATTATGCTTTATCCTCGTCTCAGAAGGGACTTTTGACTCTTTGCACACAGTTAGATGCCAAGTAGGAATTAATGAAAAGCTGAGACATAAAAAccccaagtgagggagggacgGGGGAAGGGTTAAGGAGGACGGTGTAAATCCAGAATGGTGAAGCCCTGTAGACGTGCAGGGCCCTGAGGATGCGGTAAATCATCTGTGAATCCCCGGGACCCTGTGTGTCCGTGGCCGCTCGACATTAATCAGAAACCACCCACTGAAGGCCTGGCTGGCCAAACATTAATCACAAAGCAGTGAATCTCAGCACGAGCACACGGGGGGACTTTTTTCTTTTCGGAAAggagttcagagagagaggaagaaagccaaCTGGGGCGTCCGGGGTGATCTCCTCCTTCAGAAGGATGAGAGCACGGTGATTTGGAAAAGAAGAGGTCAGGTCGATGCTGGTAAGCGTCCAGGTATGACCTGACAGGGCGACGTGGTTGATCTCCCATTGCCACTGACAGGGAAAGAAAAGTCATTTGCAGTGAAAACCTACACTAGCCCCTTTGCCCGATCTAGTATTCTTTACGTGAGAAGCCCATCTTTGCCTGGCTCTCTCTGCGACCGACGTTCACCTGGGTAATGTTTCCCTTTGGAAAAATAATCCAGGTAAGGAGCCAGGATGTTTAGGCTAGGCTGGATGGTTCTGGGATTATCACGTTTTTGCTAAATTCAAGTCCGGTCTTTGCCGTGTTGTCTACTTACAGACCGTGTCGCGGCTGTGAGACTCTTGCTATAACACTTGGAGCTTGTTCTGAGAGCCCTGGTTTGGGTCCTGGCGGAAAGGGGAGCTCAGCACGGTGGCTCAGGACGCACCGGGGGCAGCATCAGGCCCTGGGCTTCTCACCCACCTAACCTCCcgggggctgggatttgaacactCTGTGCCCACGTGATTCCCTCGTCGGAAGCGCACATTACTGCCGCCTGCCTCTCCCTTGGACTGAGTTCTCACGGTATTGGGGTTGCTGGAATAATTCATTCCCCTGAGTCCCGTAATTGGGGGCTCAGGGGAATTGTTCACTTTCTGTATAAAAGTGTGAAGCACAATCATTTTCTCAAACAGGGCGAACCACGTAATTACACTCATTAATTATTTGCCTTAAACTTCATTGTTGAGGAAAACAAGAAATTGGCACAGCAGACCTTGAAAACGGTGTTGTTTTATAATCGAAAGAAGGAAATCCGCGTTGGTTAAACGGTCAGTGCTCTGGGTGTCCCGCATGTACGTTACCTACGTGTGCGAACATGTGTGAGTACGGACTATGAGTATTAACCACGTACACGTGTTACACGGGTgttacataaatacacacacacacaggtgtgtgGCTGACGCTCATAATAACCCATTTTACGgctggggaagctgaggcctggAGGGGAGAGAGCCTCTGAAGGCAGGGCTAAGATGTGAGCCTCTAAACCAAGAAGATTTCAGGCAGATCTTGAGGCTCATTGAGTGCAGGCACTGTCCTCTCCCgccctgcctctgtccctgtccctgaggGCTCCGTGAAGCCTGGAAgaacctgtaaaatggggtgtgGGACACATGCGGAAGGGGGACTTTTTCTCTCCGGGGGGGCTTCCGGTCAGTTTCAAAAGTCAGAAGGTCACCCGCGGTCTGCTGGGTAAACGAATATGGCAGTGTGGGCACCAAACTCCAGGTCTGTTACCCGTGAGCATGAGGAGGTAGCTTCTTGCGTAAAACTGAGGACAGCAGCACACATATCCGTGGCGCGTGCCGGGTgccgctttttaaaaaaaattttaacgtttatttgagagacacagagagagtgcgCGTGtgcgtgggggggaggggcagggagagagggagacaaagaatcctaagcaggctccaggctccgagctgtcggcacagagcccgacgcggggctcgaacccacgaaccgcgagatcgtgacctgagcccaagtcatggaggctcaactgactgagccacccgggcgccccaggtgTGGTTTTGGATACCGACTTTATGCACATAGACTGTATCAGTCTGTCTTTATAAAGAAATGCCTAACTGGGAACTGCTGATTTTTTTAAGCCTGCCGTTGAGGGGGGACAGAGGTGTGAAGAGGGAAGGGTCGTGGACATTTTCCTCCGGTGACCAGAGAGCAGGCGACTGGCTCCGAGGGAGCGGTGTAAGCCGTATGCCCAGTGCAGACGTCACGTGCGTGGGGCACCGCGCTCGGCTTCTGTACTCGAGACGGTTTTCTCTCCCATGCTGTCCCTTCGCAGGCCCGTCTAAGACGCCAGGACGTCGGCCTAAAACCCCACCTGGAGCAGCCGGACGTGTGCAGACCCTGCGGCGAGGCGGCCGACAGTGACAGCAGGCCCAGCTCAGGTAGCCCGCACGCCCCCTTTCCGTCACCCCTCCTGGGCCCCGCCAGTGTCCTCAGCCCGCCCCCGATGGCACGGCGCCCGAGCCGGGAGGCCCCATTACCAAGGGCTCTTGAAGATGCCACACTTCTCTCCTGACACCTAAATGTGCTTCGGAACCCGGGAGAGGGTGCACGTGTGTGTTCACGGAGAGAGGGCCTAGCACGGGAAGCGCTGCTTCTGATGGAGGAAGGCTCGCCAGCCTCCCGCCTCTCCGGGCGGAGACGATTCAGGGTCTGCTCGGGCTGGGCTCTCGGGAGGTGGCAAAGAGCCGTTCCATCCGGCTCAAGCCTGTGTAACCGGTCACAGATGACAAGGAGCTGCCCGTGTCCCTTACTGTGAAGCTGCAGGGAAATCGTTCCAGAGCCATTGTCCAGGGCACGCAATCCCATCTGTCCAGACGCTGGCTCGCGTGGCAAACCCAGGGGACCACGTCCGGCACTGGATGCCGTCTCTTCCTGTTGTAAACTTGCACAACCACGGCCTGGCCTGGGGGTGCAGTGTGTTCGGCAGGTCCGGGCTGGGGGGGCCCCCGGTGGCCCCCTCTGATTGCCACCTGGGATGGACCCCAGAgcgcgggggagggagggagaaggatgcCAGAGGCCTGCCCCGCAGGGGCCGGAGGTTAACGGTCACGGAACAGCCACTCGCCGAGGAGGGGGGCGAGTGGTGGGGCATGGGGGGTTCCCACTGGCCTGCTCGTGGGGCAACGGTGGACAGTCATGGGGAGCACTCCCGGGCATTCAGGAGTCCCCAGCCACCTTCCCCAGGTGCCTGCCTTGACGAGATCCCAAAGCCCCCCCAGCACAGGGGCGTCCTCGGGCAGGATAAGGGGCCGCCACCCGGGGGAGCGCTGACCTCCTCCATCCACCCTGTCTAGGCTTCTACGAGCTGAGTGATGGTGGTTCCTGCTCCCTGTCGGCCTCCCGCACGTCCGTGAGCAGTGACCGCGTGTACTCCTTGGGCACTTTGCTGCCAGCTGACCCCACGGCCAGGCCCCGGTCAGCCGACGACACCACCGTGCATGGAGCCCCCCTGCCCACCTGTAGACCGCAGGCCACCGAGGAGGGCGAGTGCCGGCCCAGGCCTGTGTCTACAGGTAAAGGAGAGCCAGGAAGGCGGGAGGCcccactgcggggggggggggggggggggggggggcagcggggcgggggagggggcggctgtTGCATCACTGAGCACTGAGCCGGAGCCCCGTCCTCGTCTGGCGCTGGGCTCGTCCCACAGGTGCCCCTCCGAAGTTTCTGCGGGCTTTTCTTGGTGTTTCGATAGACAGGAATCAAGGGCCCACTTCCGTTCGTTACAGCAAGGCTGGCGTGACCAAAAGCGTTCTTTCTTATTACTTATGTGGACATCAGAAAGTTACTGTAAAAGTCCTTCCGGAACCTCACACAGCCTGATGGTGCGTCTCGGTAACTGGAGGGGGCTCAGGACCCAGAGCGACGCGGAGAGCGTTCATTTCCCACGTGGATGCCTCCCTCGCCCAGGCTCAAGGGAGAGTCTCCGTTTTCCTTCGGTCTGTCCCGAAAAGAAAAGGCTTCATCTTTGGGCCTTGTTAGCTTTGTAGGAGCAGACCCGGCCTAGCCGTGCCCGGTGGTCCTGGTGGACCTTTCCACGGTCTCCTCTCCATCAGCGcctatttgggggggggtggtccgGAGCCCCCTGCGCGGTCACAGGCGCCCGTCTCTCTGGGCACCTGCAGACGCGGGGTGAAGGCTGAGTGCAGGCTCTGCCCTGCACCTGCGACGGGGAGGCCCTGGGAAGGGGGCGGAGCTAGCGGCCTGCgggacccttccccagccccgcAGGCCCACCGGGCAGGAAGTGACACTGGGGCTGTGCTGGGTTCTCCCCAATTCACCTGTGTGCTCGTCCTTCTCATTCCCAGGTGATCTCGAAAGAGTCCTGCCGTCTGCGGTGGTGCCCCAGAaagccagcacagaccccacatcCGCGACCCTCCTCTGCCACGGGATGGGGCTGCCAGCCCACGGGCCGGACCCCAAGTACCGGCGTGACCTGGTGTCCacggggggcagggaggtgtaCCCGTACCCCAGCCCCCTGCACGCTGTAGCTCTGCAGAGCCCGCTCTTCGCTCTGCCCAGGGACGCCCTGCACGCCGACTCCCAGCCGCCCCCTAGGAAGCCCCCTCCCGGCCCCACAGGCCCATCGATCCCGACAAGACCTGTCCTTGAGGCCGGCCCCGCTGCAGCCTATATAGACAGGCTACTGAGGCTGCGGGCCCGAGGGACCCCCGCGAGGAGCAGTGTGGGTGAGCAGGGGCCCCCATCCCCGCAGGCACTTGGTGGCCAGAGAGCAGACGGTCCAGACGGCCTAGAGAAGCTGGTGTGCACCCCCGGGAGAGCAGGAGCGGGCAGGCTGGCCCAGAG
This region includes:
- the DACT2 gene encoding dapper homolog 2 isoform X1; amino-acid sequence: MWAPGGPPGPAGWDRRRVGARLRAALAGLHELQGLRDTQQARVRGALALHPPAGPARPEHPRGPRARELRLEAALAALQEQLARLRRQDVGLKPHLEQPDVCRPCGEAADSDSRPSSGFYELSDGGSCSLSASRTSVSSDRVYSLGTLLPADPTARPRSADDTTVHGAPLPTCRPQATEEGECRPRPVSTGDLERVLPSAVVPQKASTDPTSATLLCHGMGLPAHGPDPKYRRDLVSTGGREVYPYPSPLHAVALQSPLFALPRDALHADSQPPPRKPPPGPTGPSIPTRPVLEAGPAAAYIDRLLRLRARGTPARSSVGEQGPPSPQALGGQRADGPDGLEKLVCTPGRAGAGRLAQRGDASRDRLEQQGVGTPRPSSLPKGGPKPSSGCARGDTVLGSPLPRCGRAQVAASSQERTVLSPARKAGGENPALAPEGCGRPPFAVSGAALLGLKAGAPRTKAVKIRRGASDKVLRFGGQPPAGGALATPQLPPEWGAGLRRRPTPAGVAPSRSCSEPRLYPVPFLVPLLVAQREARGGPALALFPSEAAAVAVAGEAQKQRRWLSSVEVSGSLGPHRPAVSRGGGQRPVCVRARPRLPPRAPRARSESEGSEHSAEGASLPPSAATETSEDDRASDHTASCFGDKESSSSDSEGGAWPGARPPQLPRAPAARRPPLPPVPKVCRIKASKALKRKIRRFQPAALRVMTMV